In the genome of Myxococcus stipitatus, one region contains:
- a CDS encoding Uma2 family endonuclease, producing the protein MTEGIIHLANHSMLSALPAGWVGEILDEELVASPRLTPAQTRAAFMLGVELGEQLDKRRGGSGRWCFLRAPELRLGHDVLVPDVAGWRRERVASPIDPDVPFLTLAPDWVCEVIAPTTAALDRTRKLPLYARQGVSHVWLVDPAARTLETYQRVKRGWLLTGCYESDALVRAEPFSSAPVELESLWLPESSLVGDHSLFATAP; encoded by the coding sequence GTGACGGAAGGCATCATCCACCTGGCGAACCACTCCATGCTTTCGGCCCTGCCCGCGGGATGGGTGGGAGAGATTCTGGACGAAGAGCTCGTGGCCTCTCCCAGGCTGACTCCCGCGCAGACGCGCGCCGCCTTCATGCTGGGGGTGGAACTGGGCGAACAGCTCGACAAGCGCCGGGGCGGCAGTGGCCGCTGGTGCTTCCTGCGGGCCCCTGAGCTGCGCCTGGGTCACGACGTTCTCGTCCCCGATGTCGCCGGCTGGCGCCGCGAGCGCGTGGCGTCCCCCATCGACCCGGACGTCCCCTTCCTCACCCTGGCCCCCGACTGGGTCTGCGAGGTGATTGCGCCCACCACCGCGGCGCTGGACCGCACCCGCAAGCTCCCCCTCTACGCACGTCAGGGTGTCTCCCACGTCTGGTTGGTGGACCCCGCGGCGCGCACGCTGGAGACGTACCAGCGCGTCAAGCGAGGCTGGCTCCTCACCGGCTGCTACGAGTCCGACGCCTTGGTGCGCGCCGAGCCCTTCTCCTCCGCGCCCGTGGAGCTCGAGTCGCTGTGG